A region from the Bradyrhizobium erythrophlei genome encodes:
- a CDS encoding ABC transporter ATP-binding protein: MARKPPSPDDRIKAVAEDALAPEADEKLLTDAQAASPVVRDKAPTPPPDDDDDEEDDDELGLDDDEEDDEDLVVFTAKEAAGALATVYAFVKPFLKNYKKILAFVSFGVLVETLFNVFMPLSLKFLIDDALGEEDFEALIKILSVLAVAGIVTSIVAVWYERWDAKLAASLISDVRTRLFEHLQNLPAAYYARTKRGEILSRFSVDMAAFEGSIKGFANSAALPFFELIAGIILMLFLNWQLAVVSLLVFPITLIGPRILTPKAVQANYEQKLNESALLGMVQENVATQAVIKAFMLQRRTLGWFTMRNHEARRKIASAAFLSTMVERTVTISVLLLHLVVLAIGAYLATKGQITIGTFVTFESAFWEVSYNIGHIMHFIPVSIQSAAAVRHIQEFLDAPTRGADRAGAPDLPRITNDITFDRVTFQYEGSQTPVLDNFSLKLKVGKSIAIVGPSGSGKSTLLNLILRLYVPDEGRVTIDGVDIRKVTRESLRRSMAVVFQENMLFNMSIRENIRLGKEGATDEEVVEAARKAEIHRYIMSLPQKYDTQVGERGDTLSGGQRQRIAIARAIVRDPSVLLLDEATSALDQTTEAAINKTLWKLAKGRTMLFSTHRLTSVVDMDEIVVIAGGKAVERGSHAKLLAANGMYRKLWDDQSHQPHQTADQTDDDDDDDADDED, encoded by the coding sequence ATGGCGCGCAAGCCTCCATCGCCGGATGATCGGATCAAGGCCGTCGCGGAGGATGCTCTCGCGCCGGAAGCCGACGAAAAGCTGTTGACGGATGCGCAAGCCGCGAGTCCCGTCGTCCGCGACAAGGCGCCGACGCCTCCGCCCGACGATGACGATGATGAAGAAGACGATGACGAGCTTGGGCTCGACGACGACGAGGAGGACGATGAAGATCTCGTCGTCTTCACCGCGAAGGAGGCCGCCGGCGCGCTGGCGACGGTCTATGCGTTCGTCAAACCCTTCCTGAAGAACTACAAGAAGATCCTGGCATTCGTCAGCTTCGGCGTCCTGGTCGAGACCCTGTTCAACGTCTTCATGCCGCTCAGTCTCAAATTCCTCATCGACGACGCGCTCGGCGAGGAAGACTTCGAGGCACTGATCAAGATTCTCTCGGTTCTGGCGGTCGCCGGCATCGTCACCTCGATCGTTGCGGTCTGGTACGAGCGCTGGGACGCCAAACTGGCCGCGTCGCTGATTTCGGACGTCCGGACGCGGCTGTTCGAACATCTGCAAAATCTGCCCGCGGCCTATTACGCGCGCACCAAGCGAGGCGAGATCCTGTCGCGGTTTTCGGTCGACATGGCCGCGTTCGAAGGCTCGATCAAGGGTTTTGCCAACAGCGCCGCGCTGCCGTTCTTCGAGTTGATCGCGGGCATCATCCTGATGCTGTTCCTGAACTGGCAGCTCGCCGTGGTGTCGCTGCTGGTGTTTCCGATCACCCTGATCGGTCCGCGCATCCTGACGCCGAAGGCGGTGCAGGCGAATTACGAGCAGAAGCTTAACGAATCCGCGCTGCTCGGCATGGTGCAGGAAAACGTCGCCACCCAGGCGGTGATCAAGGCGTTCATGCTGCAGCGCCGGACGCTGGGCTGGTTCACGATGCGCAACCACGAGGCACGCCGCAAGATCGCGTCCGCCGCGTTCCTCTCGACCATGGTCGAGCGCACCGTCACGATCTCCGTGCTGTTGCTGCACCTCGTGGTGCTCGCGATCGGCGCCTATCTCGCCACCAAGGGCCAGATCACGATCGGAACCTTCGTCACCTTCGAGAGCGCGTTCTGGGAGGTATCCTACAATATCGGCCATATCATGCATTTCATCCCGGTGTCGATCCAGTCGGCAGCGGCGGTACGCCACATTCAGGAGTTTCTGGATGCGCCGACCCGCGGCGCCGATCGCGCCGGTGCGCCCGACCTGCCGCGCATCACCAACGACATCACCTTCGATCGCGTCACCTTCCAATACGAAGGCAGCCAGACGCCGGTGCTCGACAATTTCAGCCTCAAGCTCAAGGTCGGAAAAAGCATTGCCATCGTCGGCCCCAGCGGCTCCGGCAAGAGCACGCTGCTCAACCTGATCCTGCGCCTCTATGTGCCGGACGAAGGGCGCGTTACGATCGACGGCGTCGATATCCGCAAGGTGACCCGAGAGTCCCTGCGCCGGAGCATGGCGGTGGTGTTCCAGGAAAACATGCTGTTCAACATGTCGATCCGGGAAAACATCCGGCTCGGCAAGGAGGGTGCCACCGACGAGGAAGTCGTCGAGGCCGCGCGCAAGGCCGAGATCCACCGCTACATCATGAGCCTGCCGCAGAAATACGACACTCAGGTCGGTGAACGCGGCGACACGCTATCGGGCGGTCAGCGCCAGCGCATCGCGATCGCGCGCGCCATCGTGCGCGACCCGTCGGTCTTGCTACTCGATGAGGCGACCTCCGCGCTCGATCAGACCACGGAGGCCGCGATCAACAAGACGCTGTGGAAGCTCGCCAAGGGCCGCACCATGCTCTTCTCGACCCACCGGCTGACGTCGGTGGTCGACATGGACGAGATCGTGGTGATAGCGGGCGGCAAGGCGGTCGAACGCGGCTCACACGCCAAGCTGCTCGCGGCCAATGGCATGTATCGAAAGCTCTGGGACGACCAGAGCCACCAGCCGCATCAAACGGCCGATCAGACCGACGACGATGACGATGATGATGCCGACGATGAGGATTGA
- a CDS encoding FAD-dependent oxidoreductase, with protein sequence MLDLAIVGGGPGGLMSAWYLKKKLGDLCRVTIYEASDRLGGKILTRKFDSAPAMYEAGVAEIYDYSMTGPDPLRELIQHFGLQTIPMDAEQVQLDGELLNDVPGMRRKYGAKTANAIEAFRKRCAEMVSPAEYYEGVGAHDNEHPWAYITAEELLDREVDDATAKRFFKVMARSDIATETHNTNGLNALKNFVMDVDGYIGLYSIQNGNEQLIECLHSEVDADIQLNHRVLKVGKTEAGRYQLNMMNGKGPETRDFDLVLMCLPHSWLSTMGWEGEQLRKSMVKHVAYFDRPAHYLRVSILFDEPFWGEKIPGAWFMSEAFGGCCVYNEGARHDVGKHGVLNWLIAGSDALAFANLGDQELIDAALKSLPASFGNAREHFMEGKTYRWLSSVNAIPGGLPARDVMTNHRPEPKQHPGLVVVGDYLFDSTLNGLLDSSDAATDIIVTEMMRLRHAHGDGAKPASDKIDRRYFENYRGLGPYSEVWSQFTDPGYLTSLIKIVWNRARGYKLLVAGSASGELVGALRARGIDAWGIENNRAIHASAPKELKKYNKLGSIVDMPFKDGEFDFVFETSLCHVAEKQVPRAIRELNRVVKTGLVFGSVTSDMAPALIDRYDLLRGVKKLGTWWEWSELFFSNGFDLSMHRRDCTDELWVATLAANKGPGQWYADSDSLRYSFFDKVEADDD encoded by the coding sequence ATGCTGGATCTTGCAATCGTGGGCGGTGGGCCAGGCGGCCTGATGAGCGCCTGGTATCTCAAAAAGAAGCTGGGCGACCTTTGCCGGGTCACCATTTACGAGGCGTCCGACCGGCTGGGCGGCAAGATCCTGACGCGCAAGTTCGATTCGGCGCCGGCGATGTACGAGGCCGGCGTCGCCGAGATCTACGATTATTCGATGACCGGGCCGGATCCGCTGCGCGAACTGATCCAGCATTTCGGGCTGCAGACGATTCCGATGGATGCCGAGCAGGTCCAGCTCGACGGCGAACTCCTGAACGACGTGCCGGGCATGCGGCGCAAATACGGCGCCAAGACCGCGAACGCGATCGAAGCGTTCCGCAAGCGTTGCGCCGAGATGGTATCGCCGGCCGAATATTACGAAGGCGTCGGCGCCCACGACAACGAGCATCCCTGGGCCTACATCACCGCCGAGGAACTGCTCGACAGGGAAGTGGACGACGCGACCGCCAAGCGCTTCTTCAAGGTGATGGCGCGCTCCGATATCGCCACCGAGACCCACAATACCAACGGTCTGAATGCGCTGAAGAACTTCGTGATGGATGTCGACGGCTATATCGGCCTGTACTCGATCCAGAACGGCAATGAGCAGCTGATCGAGTGCCTGCATTCCGAGGTAGACGCCGATATCCAGCTCAATCACCGGGTGCTCAAGGTCGGCAAAACCGAGGCCGGCCGCTACCAGCTCAATATGATGAACGGCAAGGGGCCCGAAACGCGCGATTTCGACCTGGTGCTGATGTGCCTGCCGCACTCCTGGCTCTCGACCATGGGGTGGGAAGGCGAGCAGCTGCGCAAGTCGATGGTCAAGCACGTCGCCTATTTCGACCGACCCGCGCATTATCTGCGGGTCTCGATCCTGTTCGATGAGCCGTTCTGGGGCGAGAAGATCCCCGGCGCCTGGTTCATGTCGGAGGCGTTTGGCGGCTGCTGCGTTTACAACGAGGGCGCGCGTCACGACGTCGGCAAACACGGCGTGCTGAATTGGCTGATCGCCGGTTCCGACGCGCTGGCTTTCGCCAATCTCGGCGATCAGGAACTGATCGACGCCGCGCTGAAGTCGCTGCCGGCTTCGTTCGGCAACGCCCGCGAGCATTTCATGGAAGGCAAGACCTATCGCTGGCTGTCGTCGGTGAACGCGATTCCCGGCGGCTTGCCGGCACGCGACGTCATGACCAATCACCGGCCGGAGCCGAAGCAGCATCCGGGCCTCGTCGTGGTCGGCGACTATTTGTTCGATTCGACGCTGAACGGACTGCTCGATTCCTCCGACGCCGCCACCGACATCATCGTCACCGAGATGATGCGGCTGCGCCACGCGCACGGCGACGGCGCCAAGCCTGCGTCCGACAAGATCGACCGCCGCTATTTCGAGAATTACCGGGGCCTTGGTCCCTACAGCGAGGTCTGGAGCCAGTTCACCGATCCCGGCTACCTGACCAGTCTCATCAAGATCGTCTGGAACCGGGCCAGGGGTTACAAGCTGCTGGTGGCCGGATCCGCCAGCGGGGAACTGGTGGGGGCGCTGCGCGCGCGCGGCATCGATGCGTGGGGCATCGAGAACAATCGCGCGATCCATGCCAGCGCGCCAAAGGAATTAAAGAAGTACAACAAGCTTGGATCGATCGTCGACATGCCGTTCAAGGACGGCGAGTTCGATTTCGTGTTCGAGACCAGCCTGTGCCACGTCGCGGAAAAGCAGGTCCCGCGGGCGATTCGCGAGTTGAACCGGGTTGTGAAGACCGGGCTGGTGTTCGGATCGGTGACGTCGGACATGGCGCCCGCGCTGATCGACCGCTACGACCTCTTGCGCGGGGTCAAAAAGCTCGGCACCTGGTGGGAATGGTCGGAGCTGTTCTTCTCCAACGGCTTCGACCTGTCGATGCACCGCCGCGACTGCACCGACGAATTGTGGGTGGCGACGCTTGCCGCCAACAAGGGGCCCGGCCAGTGGTATGCCGACTCGGACAGCCTGCGCTATTCGTTCTTCGACAAGGTCGAAGCCGACGACGATTGA
- the rpoC gene encoding DNA-directed RNA polymerase subunit beta', whose product MNQEVMNLFNPTTPAQVFDQIRISIASPEKILSWSYGEIKKPETINYRTFKPERDGLFCARIFGPIKDYECLCGKYKRMKYKGIICEKCSVEVTLSRVRRERMGHIELAAPVAHIWFLKSLPSRIGLLLDMTLKDLERILYFEYYVVLEPGLTALKDRQLLSEDEYLKAQDEYGQDSFTAMIGAEAIRELLKGLDLEKLEGGLRVEMQETESDIKHKKLAKRLKIVEAFRYSGNKPEWMILTVVPVIPPDLRPLVPLDGGRFATSDLNDLYRRVINRNNRLKRLMELRAPDIIIRNEKRMLQEAVDALFDNGRRGRVITGANKRPLKSLADMLKGKQGRFRQNLLGKRVDYSGRSVIVVGPELRLHQCGLPKKMALELFKPFIYSRLDAKGLSTTVKQAKKLVEKERPEVWDILDEVIREHPVLLNRAPTLHRLGIQAFEPVLIEGKAIQLHPLVCAAFNADFDGDQMAVHVPLSLEAQLEARVLMMSTNNILHPANGQPIIVPSQDIVLGLYYLSILREGLPGEGKLYGEMAEIEHALHSKVIHLHTKIKYRWEGVDETGKQARRWIETTAGRVMLGNVLPKSPKIPFDVINKLMTKKEISGVIDQVYRHCGQKETVIFCDRIMALGFYNAFKAGISFGKDDMVVPASKWKIVEETRTLAKEFEQQYNDGLITHGEKYNKVVDAWSKCTKKISEDMMTEISAVKKNPKGGEAQINSIFMMSNSGARGSQDQMRQLAGMRGLMAKPSGEIIETPIISNFKEGLSVLEYFNSTHGARKGLADTALKTANSGYLTRRLVDVAQDCIITADDCGTKLGIKMRAIIDSGTVVASLASRILGRTNGEDLRDPATNKIVVKRGTLMEETHVDAIQQAGIQEVKIRSALTCELVNGICGKCYGRDLARGTPVNHGEAVGVIAAQSIGEPGTQLTMRTFHIGGAAQINEQSFIESNFDGKVTIKNKAIQKNSEGHLIAMVRNMVVAVADADGTERATHRIQYGARMRVDEGDMVKRGQRIAEWDPYTRPVLTEVEGTIGFEDLVEGQSISETLDESTGIAKRVVIDWRTTRGGSDLRPAIVIKGKDGKVLKLARGGEARYMLSVDAILSVDVGAKVKPGDILARISTESAKTRDITGGLPRVAELFEARKPKDAAIIAEIAGTIRFGRDYKNKRRIAIEPMDKNEETREYLIPKGKHIHLQDGDIVEKGDFIVEGNPAPHDILAIKGIEELAAYLVNEIQEVYRLQGVLINDKHIEVIVRQMLQKVEITDQGETDMISGEQVDKIEFDVLNAKAKEEGKKPATGTPVLLGITKASLQTRSFFSAASFQETTRVLTEAAVNGKVDPLEGLKENVIVGRLIPAGTGASMAKIREVAVKRDKLILDEREKQATIVPAAPEVEPLALPPAE is encoded by the coding sequence ATGAACCAAGAAGTTATGAATCTGTTCAATCCGACGACGCCGGCTCAGGTCTTCGACCAGATCCGGATCTCGATCGCGTCTCCGGAGAAGATTCTGTCGTGGTCCTACGGCGAAATCAAGAAGCCGGAGACCATCAACTACCGCACCTTCAAGCCGGAGCGTGACGGCCTGTTCTGCGCCCGCATCTTCGGGCCGATCAAGGACTACGAGTGCCTGTGCGGCAAGTACAAGCGCATGAAGTACAAGGGCATCATCTGCGAGAAGTGCTCGGTCGAAGTGACGCTGTCCCGCGTCCGGCGCGAGCGCATGGGCCATATCGAACTGGCCGCTCCGGTGGCGCATATCTGGTTCTTGAAGTCGCTGCCGTCGCGCATCGGCCTGCTGCTCGACATGACGCTGAAGGATCTCGAGCGGATCCTGTATTTCGAATATTACGTCGTGCTCGAGCCGGGTCTCACCGCGCTCAAGGATCGTCAGCTCTTGTCGGAAGACGAGTACCTGAAGGCGCAGGACGAATACGGCCAGGACTCGTTCACCGCCATGATCGGCGCCGAGGCGATCCGCGAGCTGTTGAAGGGGCTTGATCTCGAAAAGCTCGAGGGCGGCCTGCGCGTCGAGATGCAGGAGACCGAGTCCGACATCAAGCACAAGAAGCTCGCCAAGCGTCTGAAGATCGTCGAGGCGTTCCGCTATTCCGGCAACAAGCCGGAGTGGATGATCCTGACCGTGGTGCCGGTGATTCCGCCGGACCTGCGTCCGCTGGTGCCGCTCGACGGCGGCCGCTTCGCGACCTCGGACCTCAACGATCTCTACCGCCGCGTCATCAACCGCAACAACCGCCTGAAGCGGCTGATGGAGCTGCGCGCGCCCGACATCATCATCCGCAACGAAAAGCGCATGCTACAGGAGGCCGTCGACGCATTGTTCGACAACGGCCGCCGCGGCCGCGTCATCACCGGCGCCAACAAGCGGCCGCTGAAGTCGCTGGCCGACATGCTGAAGGGCAAGCAGGGCCGCTTCCGGCAGAACCTGCTCGGCAAGCGCGTCGACTATTCGGGCCGTTCGGTGATCGTGGTCGGTCCCGAACTGCGGCTGCATCAGTGCGGCCTGCCGAAGAAGATGGCGCTGGAGCTGTTCAAGCCGTTCATCTATTCGCGGCTTGACGCCAAGGGTCTGTCCACCACGGTGAAGCAGGCGAAGAAGCTGGTCGAAAAAGAGCGTCCCGAGGTCTGGGACATTCTCGACGAGGTGATCCGCGAGCATCCCGTGCTGTTGAACCGCGCGCCGACGCTGCATCGCCTGGGCATCCAGGCGTTCGAGCCGGTTCTGATCGAGGGCAAGGCGATTCAGCTGCATCCCCTGGTCTGCGCGGCGTTCAACGCCGACTTCGACGGCGACCAGATGGCCGTGCACGTTCCGCTGTCGCTGGAAGCGCAGCTGGAAGCGCGCGTGCTGATGATGTCGACCAACAACATCCTGCATCCGGCCAATGGTCAGCCGATCATCGTGCCTTCGCAGGATATCGTGCTCGGTCTGTACTATCTGTCGATCCTGCGGGAAGGCCTGCCGGGCGAAGGCAAGCTCTACGGCGAAATGGCCGAGATCGAGCATGCCCTGCACTCCAAGGTCATCCACCTCCACACCAAGATCAAGTATCGCTGGGAAGGCGTCGACGAAACCGGCAAGCAGGCCCGGCGCTGGATCGAGACCACCGCGGGGCGCGTGATGCTCGGCAACGTACTGCCGAAGTCGCCGAAGATCCCGTTCGACGTCATCAACAAGCTGATGACGAAGAAGGAAATCTCGGGCGTCATCGACCAGGTCTATCGTCACTGCGGTCAGAAGGAGACCGTGATCTTCTGCGACCGCATCATGGCGCTCGGCTTCTACAACGCGTTCAAGGCCGGCATTTCGTTCGGCAAGGACGACATGGTGGTGCCGGCGTCGAAGTGGAAGATCGTCGAGGAGACCCGCACGCTCGCGAAGGAATTCGAGCAGCAGTACAATGACGGCCTGATCACCCACGGCGAGAAGTACAACAAGGTCGTGGACGCCTGGTCGAAGTGCACCAAGAAGATCTCCGAAGACATGATGACGGAAATCTCCGCCGTCAAGAAGAACCCGAAAGGCGGCGAGGCCCAGATCAACTCGATCTTCATGATGTCGAACTCCGGCGCCCGCGGTTCGCAGGACCAGATGCGCCAGCTCGCCGGCATGCGCGGCCTGATGGCCAAGCCGTCGGGCGAGATCATCGAGACGCCGATCATTTCCAACTTCAAGGAAGGTCTGTCGGTGCTCGAATACTTCAACTCGACCCACGGCGCCCGCAAGGGTCTGGCGGATACCGCGTTGAAGACGGCGAACTCCGGTTACCTGACGCGGCGTCTGGTCGATGTGGCGCAGGACTGCATCATCACGGCCGATGATTGCGGCACCAAGCTCGGCATCAAGATGCGCGCCATCATCGATTCCGGCACGGTTGTCGCGTCGCTGGCGTCCCGCATTCTCGGCCGTACCAACGGCGAGGATCTGCGCGACCCCGCGACCAACAAGATCGTGGTCAAGCGCGGCACGCTGATGGAAGAGACGCATGTCGATGCCATCCAGCAAGCCGGCATCCAGGAAGTGAAGATCCGTTCGGCATTGACCTGCGAACTCGTCAACGGCATCTGCGGCAAATGCTACGGCCGCGATCTTGCCCGCGGCACGCCGGTCAACCACGGCGAAGCCGTCGGCGTCATCGCGGCGCAGTCGATCGGCGAACCCGGCACCCAGCTGACGATGCGTACGTTCCACATCGGCGGCGCGGCGCAGATCAACGAGCAGTCGTTCATCGAGTCGAATTTCGACGGCAAGGTGACGATCAAGAACAAGGCGATCCAGAAGAACAGCGAAGGCCATCTGATTGCCATGGTGCGTAACATGGTGGTCGCGGTGGCGGACGCCGACGGCACCGAGCGCGCGACCCATCGCATTCAGTACGGCGCGCGCATGCGGGTCGATGAGGGCGATATGGTCAAGCGCGGCCAGCGTATCGCCGAGTGGGACCCGTACACGCGGCCGGTTCTCACCGAGGTCGAGGGCACCATCGGCTTCGAGGATCTGGTCGAGGGTCAGTCGATCTCGGAAACGCTCGACGAGTCCACCGGTATCGCCAAGCGGGTCGTCATCGACTGGCGCACCACGCGTGGCGGGTCGGATCTGCGTCCGGCCATCGTCATCAAGGGCAAGGACGGCAAGGTCCTCAAGCTCGCGCGCGGCGGCGAGGCCCGCTACATGCTTTCGGTTGACGCGATCCTTTCGGTCGACGTCGGCGCGAAGGTCAAGCCGGGCGATATCCTGGCGCGTATCTCGACGGAAAGCGCCAAGACCCGCGACATCACCGGCGGTCTGCCGCGGGTCGCCGAACTGTTCGAGGCCCGCAAGCCGAAGGACGCGGCGATCATCGCGGAAATCGCGGGCACCATCCGGTTCGGCCGCGACTACAAGAACAAGCGCCGGATCGCGATCGAGCCGATGGACAAGAATGAGGAGACACGCGAGTACCTCATTCCGAAGGGCAAGCACATCCATCTGCAGGACGGCGATATCGTCGAAAAGGGCGACTTCATCGTCGAAGGCAACCCGGCACCGCACGACATCCTGGCGATCAAGGGCATCGAGGAACTCGCTGCCTATCTGGTCAACGAAATCCAGGAGGTCTACCGCCTGCAGGGCGTGCTCATCAACGACAAGCACATCGAGGTGATTGTCCGTCAGATGCTGCAGAAGGTGGAGATCACTGACCAGGGCGAGACCGACATGATCTCGGGCGAACAGGTCGACAAGATCGAGTTCGACGTGCTCAACGCCAAGGCCAAGGAAGAGGGCAAGAAGCCCGCCACGGGAACGCCGGTGCTGCTCGGCATTACCAAGGCGAGCCTGCAGACCCGCTCGTTCTTCTCGGCGGCCTCGTTCCAGGAGACCACCCGCGTGCTCACCGAAGCCGCCGTCAACGGCAAGGTGGACCCGCTGGAAGGCCTCAAGGAGAACGTCATTGTCGGCCGGCTGATCCCGGCAGGCACCGGCGCCTCGATGGCCAAGATCCGCGAAGTCGCCGTCAAGCGCGACAAGCTGATTCTCGACGAACGCGAGAAGCAGGCCACGATCGTGCCGGCGGCTCCGGAAGTGGAACCCTTGGCGCTGCCGCCGGCCGAATAA